The Anguilla rostrata isolate EN2019 chromosome 2, ASM1855537v3, whole genome shotgun sequence genome contains the following window.
ctaaaatattattttctgtcttAGAGATTATTGTTATGAATGTTGCTCCAGGAACCTGGTTGTAATATTTGACCCATGTCTGAACTTttagacacacaaaaaacttATTAGAAACACTGGATAACTAGATGtgacatattttaatttaggccatttttctttttggcgaTAGTAACATTATTCAAGCTTTAATCTTGGCTTGACTATTCACTCTGTACCTGTctaaaccaaaccaaacctcCTCAAGGCTGAAATTGGTATGAAATTTTGCAGCCAAGCTTGTAACAACAGGAGAACTCACATCACCCTGAATTGTACATCACTGCACTGGCCTTGAGATGCAGTTTGACCTTAGAAGAAATTTCATAAGTTGCTTTAATGTTAGGCATAGGTTAGCCCCCAATTATACCGTAGAGCTTTTAACCCCCTACAGAACAAATTATTGGTCTAATAATATAGACCTTCTGACCGCTCCAGAGACTCACTAAAGAGAATTACAAAATGACCTTGCATTATCTGTTCCTAGGCTCTCGAACAGTATTCCTGAAGAGATGAGAGCAGCAAGATGGTGTCTTATTTTAAACCTTTCAAATATGTATAATACATTCAATTTAATCCCATTTAAGctattattgttcatttattgtgggtgctaaatattttactattactttgatttttatttatttttattattatcatcagtCATTGTTTCTATTCCTGCTGTTTGGTCCAATAATATTATTAGCATGTAATTATTGTACTATGTCAGTACAAAGTGCACCTGCAATAGAAGTGCTGaaagttgttattattttaagtagTAGTACACATTCATGTGCTATACAGATCTCTTCATCTGTTCAGAAGGAATTCAAAAGCAATAAGCCGGGTGACATGACATTGTTGTGCTGGCTTATTACATGTAACTAggtttctccaaaaataaaaagtgcgGGTGTAGTGAAAGCATATGAAATTCAATTTAGTGTAACAATAAGCCGACAACTACTTTCGTGCAACCAAATGGTAACTATTGTAAGTGTTTTGATACCATACtaaccacacaaacaaaaatgtggcCTCTggtcttctttcttttttaacattgtTACTTTTCCTTCTGTCTACCTTGTTGTGAACTAATAAACTGAACTGATTAATGGTTTCTTTTTAAGGAGAGAAAAACATCCAGTGGGACAAAAtcatattaattaaattttgttcTTCAGGTGTATATGTGTCATTATATTTAGGAAATAGGGAAgcataataacataataaccATAATAAGTGAGGTAAATACATTTACTTAGTAAATTGGTAATGATTAGATCTCATTCCACAATGCTGCCTTCAGTTGTCTCTCTTTTATTATCTCTGTATTTGGTGGTGCACTGCAACTCTGACTAGTGCCCATTCTTGGCTATGCACAGAGGGGGTGGTCTGGTTTTATGGAACTGTAAGCCTTAATTTGTTGTCCTATGCATACATGGTTACGCAGTGCTTAAATGTAAAAGACCATTTTGTGGAAAGTGCTTACTTCGCACTGAACCAGTGGCTATGTACTGTACAAGAGCTGTGACCCTTGGCGAACTGCTGTGAGCCTGCTGTAGTAAAAAGGCTGTGCTGGACTGGAGAGCACTGTTTCCAGACAGAACCCTACTTTTTGCTTACATTTAGACCTTTTGATGTGCATTTGACAGCTTTTGCTACAGAAAGACGCTGTTATTGTCAAAAACAAATACCAAGCCCTTTGTCAATCAGTCAGATATCAGTTACATGCCTGCACGTTCTGTGTGGCACATAAAGCAATGCCACTTcatcttgctgtttttttttcaaccccCATTCAactatgatgatgtcattttccTGAAGGTAAACAGGGAGATGTGGAGGATATGAGTTCAAGGCTCAGCAACTTAATGTGTTTGGACAAGGGAAAGGAGAGGTCAGTGGAACTGGCAGTCAGTTTTAAGTTTTATGAAAACTGCCatttggggaaatatttgaAGGCCTTGAATCAAAAGCTTATTCAATCAAAAGGGACTGGGGAAAATAGTGACTTAACTTATTGgcttaaaagcaaaataaaaaagtaaaagcaaaACTCAGATTTTTGATTAACTATTATAACAATTACAGTGTaaagtgtacatttttgttattgccGACTTGCACGTAAAGTCATTTCCTATGTATGTTATCGTAAGAATTCTATGGTCAGTGCAATAGCCTAAGTCTTATGTGAAGTCTACAAAGAAACATAATTGACAATTATACTTCATGTGAATTTTTCTGCTCTCTTTTTTAGGCTCTGTGTGACCTACCATCTCTGAGCCATGTTGATAATCCTGGCTTTCATCATCCTCTTTCATGTAATCTCAGCTATCCTGCTCTTCATTGCAACGCTACATAATGTAAGAGAATAACAAGGTGTTTCTCCAATGTGATCAAAGtgacataatatatatattttctaccCTTCCATAAATTTAATTCATTGTAAATGATGTGCATATTTTggtaaatacaataataaatatatttcagaacagTGTTCTTAATAGCCTAAAAATGTTaccaatttcataatttcatttaacACAGACTCGTTACAGTTTAATACATCTTTGTGGTTTCAAAATCCAGAGTTAACAACTGAATATTGGCCGGATATGATGTGTGTAATAATGTTAGGCACTCAAAattttagaaacattttttctgtggtgAAAGAACACACTAGAGACAAGCGACGTGAGTAGCTTCCATTTGTGTTTCTGACAACTTTTTGTTGCCCACTTCAATTTCTAGGCCTGGTGGGTATCAGGAAATGTCTATACTGATCTGTGGTACTCCTGCAATGACAGTTCTTGCTATCCCATTGAGAACAGCCACTCCAGTACAGCAGGTAACCAACCTCCCACAGGACTATAGTACCTGACATGTGATGTCAGTTGAATTAAACCAATTGTCCTTGTGCTTCTGCTGatgtattacattttgttttgtattgtcatAAGGACTGTATTATGGAGAGGTCATGCATTCATGAATATGCTCTGTAATCCATGACAAAATAGCATCATAATGTGCTATATGAAAGTATTATAGAACTGGCTTACACAGGATTTAATGCCTCTAACTTTCAGCCTCAGTAACGGTTTACATGGTATGGATTTTGACAATAATGATTCCAGTAAGCATTTTATGCATAGCGTACCAACACAAGTAATTACATTGTTGCACGATGTGCTGACAGACAAgatatgttttaaagtaaattttgttaacattttattttaccaataCAGGCTACCTCCAGGCTGTCCAGGCAACAATGATACTGGCCACTATCCTATGCTGTGTTGGTTTCTTTGTGTTCATCCTGCAACTTTTCCGTCTGAAGCAAGGAGAGAGATTTGTCTTTACTGCTGTTATTCAGCTGATGTCTTGTAAGTTCTTTGCATGGTAAAGGTGTATAACCAATATCACACCCtcagatgtgttaaaaacaacacataacatttttaaaacacttccaTGTCCAGTTAAGCCAACACATTATGTGCTACTTTTGTGTTAAAAAGTCTCCCATGtaacaacacaaaatatgttgaaagtaacacaaaagtagtaaaaAGTGTATTGGATATTAACATATCCTTTTTGagactgcagagaaaagttatttgttttattcctCAGTGAAGTCTTAGTATAAAGTCTTTCTcctatgtttttctttttcaaggtCTTTGTATCATGATAGCAGGCTCGATTTATGCTGCTCAGCATGAAAGCTTCCAAAATGCGGATTTCAAAGACGGAACATTCGGCTACTCCTTCGTCCTAGCCTGGATTTCCTTCCCCGTCTCTCTGTTTGGCgggcttatgtattttatgcTAAGAAAGCGCAAATAAATCACCTCAACCAAACACCTCACTTGGAGTAACAAACTGCGACTAAGCAAATTCTAGAGACAAATGAATAcatattgtacagtatatactttCAATGTATAATGAAATtagtgttaaaaaacaaaatacatactacaaaatactgatttttaaaatagtagCATACCGGAAATATATTAAATGGTAGGAATGGTATTATGTAGAATAGCAAcccttaaatatatttttacccCAGTCTGTGAAGACATGTTATGCTGTGATGAAAAGGCTTAGAAGTTGTGGAATGTTATGAAGAtttgtaaacaaacacacaaatgttatgatggaaaatatatttgtttaaaaaacagatgTAACATTAAAGAAACTGACACTCTGTTGCTTAGTTGATTGAACCCAAGTTGAACCTAAGCTGATGGGTTAGGTTGTGTAACAAGGGCCTGATTTATGATTATATATTCCCAGACAAATATATGGCGGTAATTcattatttcccaaaaaagtacaataaaataTGCTGCCACATTTGCAGATCACTAGATCTTTCACTTCCTTGAAAATGACAGTAAGTGcagatgttttgtgttttgtacatTCTGTACAACTTTTATAAAAATTAGTTCCATTCCATAAATCGTACGTATGTGAATATTGTCAAATTGTTCTAGGCCAAGTTAATGTAGCTGCAATGGTtgtacatatttcatatgtttgttttttaacataGGATGGTTGTGAAGATATGTGAAGTAGGTTAATTATTGGCTTAAAATAACACTTTGGATTATGTTTTTAGTGGGCATACTTGTATCCCAAGCCATTAAAAGGCATCCAAGTTAGTgcaaaagcagtgtgtgtgtgtggggggggggaattataCAATTGGAAATTATACAATTACACAGAAAGACCCCTTGGCAAACTTTAAACGATGTGAAAGTTGAATCATTTGGAGTCGTTATtgatttattcaaatatttgtagTCTTAGTCGGATAGTGGATTTATGGCAAAGAAAAACccttacatatatttattttgtagactGAAGCAATATTTTGCTGCTGATATTTTTGTAATGAAGTATTATTTCAGTAAGCTTGAACATTTTAAGAACTGATATATGCCTgtaagttttttatttgttaactTTGAAGTTTTCATagttggaaaaataaaagacatcTTTTCAATgattatatttcaaaattgGTCCAGATGTGTACCACTGCATGCTTATCAGAACTCTGACAGTGACCAAAACTAaggtttgtacatttttgtgaatcAGATTAAAGTGATTTTTATGACAAGGATTAACATTCTCATTTCTTGAGTTGCCATGGCTTTCAGATTTacataaaacaatacatttaaattaagaaaaaaagcactgtcacctcacagcaagacgagtttgaatcctggccggggcctttcagtgtggagtttgcattttctccctgtgtccgtgtgagTTTCCTCCAGGTCCTGAAAATATATCAAAGATAAAGTGTAAggttttgattggctcagaaAGTTATTGTGTGCAATggaggatattttagatactcaCAGAAGTTTCTTATGACCTGCCGGCTTCACAATGGCTAGCATACGGGTAGAAAACAAGAAATTACACTTAAAGTAATTCCAAAGTAGCTATATCCCAGGGCAACTTTGGTAAAAGCTTctaccattttgaaaatgacaaaaaacctGCTTCCTAGGAAGTAGAACCCCACTGGTCAATGGACTGCTACTTCATGATACATTGTAGTTAAAGTAGAAAGTTACCATGCTGTCAAAAGACAACAATGCAGAAAATTGTTGCTACTTCTTGCATTATATTATGCCTTGCTTCAATAGAAAaggctgtttaaaatgaatgcgcattttttaaagcattcatCATGACAGAGTGTAAGCTCCCTTAGATGCTTTCAAATGTTTGATGAGTAATCCAATCTCATGGTTAGAAGAATAAACTTTAAAAGGCTAAACTCACAAATGTTACTTATTGGAATTTTTGTCTATCACTGTTGCCTTCCCCAGCAGTGAACTGAGCTGGGTTACGTCAGGTATAGAATCAGGGACCTGATGATGTTTGTACTTGTCTGTACTGTCCTCCTACAATGGTCAGGACAGTGGAATAATTTCCTATAGTCCAATGCCGACTGAAGACCGAACTCTTCAGACTACATTACGGTTCCCTTCCCATCTCCACCTCCTAGGACTCCCTCCTTTGGTACTAATTTAGGGTATGGTATTAGGGTATGGTTTTAGGCTATATTGTtctatgtttttatgtttatccTCCATGGGCTTGTTATGGCTGTAGTCTGTACGTGTACTTTGGTTCTTGTTTATGTTTAGTTTAACATGGACTAGTGCTGCCTCTATACTTACTGGTCAGGGAATGTAATCAGTCATGTCTGGCACGGCTGCTCATGTTAATCATGTGAATATCTTATATTGGATAGGATATGTATTATCCCGTATTGTCAATCATTCTGGATAAAAGTAACTGCTAGatgaatgtaatataaaataatgtcatGTAAATTCCAGGCTAGACTAGAATTTGGTGAAATGTATGCATTACAGTAAATAGACAACATATTACTTATTATATatcattataatattttcagcatAGTTCAGTTCCATGATGAATCTTTAATGACTTATTTAAAAGTATTCATCCCAGTGATGCAGCATTTTACacttatttaaatatacatacaacCATATTTGtttgtacaaatgtatttacacatttaaatataaatacaattcacatttatatatatttatattatatatatattaatccACGGGAAATTGGCAAAAATGAGAACCGAATTCATCAAACTGAATACATAAAACTAATgaattttcaatgttttattgcTAAGATCCCGCaaaaagttttgttattttaactaaGTGAGGCATCCTTGCACACTatagcaaaataaatcaaactacGCCTTGCTGTATTTCTGCAGAATAACCTATCTGAAAATAGTTCCTCTATTTATAGCTATCCTTAACCAGCTGACAAAACAGATACCTTtcatcaagtaaaaaaaaaaacattacattgacGTATTATCCTCTGTGGTTAGTTTGTGTTAATTAAACTATTCATTTCAGCGAGGaccagaaaatgaatgggagtgataTGGCTGGGAGGAAGGGTTATACTGTTAACGGTCTGCAGGGACAGCTGATGTAGGCTGTCGTATTCATTCTTGCAAATACGATGTGGTAGGAATCATAAAATTACTTAAGTTAtaacaaagtgaaatatccctttaagaagTAAATGTTGAGCctttttcacaaaacattaaagctttgtgtttgttcatCCATTTACAACAGGAATTTTGAAaagctgtgtttaaaaacaaatattaaatgtcCATTGAATGGAGGTTGTGCATCACCACAGCTTTTGGGCAAAGGAGGCACAACAGTCTGCggaatgtaaaatatttttattaatctaTAAACAAGCTTTAAGAAATTAAACATGTTtctagaaataaaaacatggtacaaaatataacatttacatgcacagaGGGCAGAGCTGTACTTGGAAATAAAAGATTTCTGATTTAGGCTGGCTTCATTAAACTGCCTTTACCCAAcccccacctttttttttttttttaaacatagacTGATGACGGACTAGTGAGCTTCAAATTGGACTTGCTGGAAACATAAAGTAGCCTACTCGCCTCTGGTGAGCGGGTGAGCTTAATTACTTGTGGGCACTTGAGTCGCCTCGGCTGGTCAGGGCCCGTTTCATTTTTGACCGTTGAAACTGCCATGACACACCTTTACCAACAGTGATGAAGATCCAGAATGTAAATGATATGATCATCTGTActgtaacaaaaataagaaaacatacCAAGAGAAGATGACGCTTGCAAATTCATAGAATACCTTTCTTCTCAATGTCACTAGATGGCACTGACGTCTGGAAAATGTTACTGTGGTACACTCTGTAAGAGGTGTTTATATAAATTTGTTGATATTTACACCAAAATGTAGATGGCATCATAGAATAAAAGAATAGATATAACCATGTTGTACTGAGCTTTTAATTACGAATAAAATGATTGATTGCACTTGATTGATTTACATTTATTCTGTATATGGAGAAAATATCTTGATTCTGTCCTCTGCAATTGGAGGTGCACACCGCTGCCCTCTACAGCAGAAATAGCAAAACAGTTGACACACAGCTTTTAAACTCTCAATGTAAAAATATCAACCCTATCAAAATAGGCATCTGTCAAAAAAGAGTCATAttagtaaataaatatgaaatatatcaaACACATAAGGTTCAGTGATTACTGTAATTCAGTAACCAACAATGTTCCTGATCTTCCAAGATctatagctgttgaatgagacgTGCTTTGAAAGGATtagagtgaaaatctacaggacagatctccaggaacaaggttggttgCCACTGCTGTAATTGTTTGAATTCATTTGCATTCAGTTTCATAGTGTGAATGGTTATTTATCAATGTTTATCAAGAAAATGTTCACATTCATGGGCATCCATTAATTTACAAAACTCGGGCTTTATGGCcaatacatacaatacaagCCTACTGATGTCTTAACTCTAGTAAATACAGTTAACACTCAGGAAGAAAACTCACAAAAATGCTATAggcatgaataatttattaacaTTGTGGTAAAATCCATGGGTATGGACAAAGATAATAAATACCCTGGCTTAGCAGTTCATGTCATGCCTATTGAATTAGTAGATGCACAGGAAACCTGATTGCAGAACACTTGAACAGTTTTTACAGTAGGCAGACAAGTTAACATAAAACTAAACTAATTTGGTTCCACAGTTTTACTGTGCATCCTAACAAATGAACACCGTTTAATAGCCTGCAAGCAGTAAAGTGTAACTTTTAGTGCccccaatgaaaaaaaatgtgtgggaAATGATAGGAACTggatttcatacatttttaaatgacactcATAATTGAATCCTGACTTGATTTCATAATGTCATTAGCTGCAACTCAAAACATGgttaaggtgaaaaaaaaaaaccatgtatCGTCCATAAGGTAGTCCCTAGCCTATGGGCCTGAAACTCGCTACAACACAGCATTAAACTAGAAAGATAAATCCCAATGTGGAGACAAACAGACATGACCTATGAACAGAAAGTACCACAGCCACACATTTTTGTGACTGAAAGGGACCATGCGACCAGGAGGAGAATTAACAGTGATTGTCGGGAAATTGAGATGTGGTCTGAGATGAACCTGTGGCGAATTGGGCAGATGTCTCGGTGAATCACCGTAcagcagagactgcacagtTGTGTAACTTAGCTAGCTGATTCTACATTTTGAATCAGTGTGACGTACACTAGGTAGCAACCACCCAGGTAGCTGTTGCTTATAATATCATGAAAGCTGTGATACTGATTCTGAAAGTGCATTAATCTCACagtttgttggctaaatggtaACTATTTTGCCAATGATAATTATAAAGACATCATTGCATATACATCACTGCCAAAATTTCACAATTTGCAGATTTACACATAATGTTACTGTATAGCCAAACAACATTTCCAGTTAGCTTTTGTAAAGTTAAAACAGTATACATAATTTATGTTCAGGTTAGCCACAAACATTCTGTTCAGTTTCACATCTCATGTAAGTCCTTACTGCAAGCTGTCCATTGTAATTCATAATACGTGTGCTAtactgacagagaggaggaagaagttGGTGAGAGGTAAGTGCAAAGTCTCTGGGGTGTGTGCTTGAAATGACAGCCTACACCAGCCAACCTAATTAACAGCAAAGATTGGCTCCCATCAATCAGATTACAGCAAACCTATGCTATAAGTGGTATCTATGTTTTACAGACGTTCAGGCAGAGATTGAGTGTGTGGAAAACAGAAACTGCCCTCCTCTTGGTGTAAAAGCTTAAGATTTCTTTTTGAGCATTGCAATgttcaaaaatcaaaatgatCAACATCTGAGATCACTCATGCAGTCATGTCAACGTAGTCGTGCTTTGACCGTTACGACAAAATATAGGCATACAGCATGACAAGCTTACGGAGATGGTCAAATGAACAATCACACAGAGTTGTCAAGTGAAACTATGATGTCACGCAAAATCAATAAGTTCTGTATGCCATAATGTTTCAGCGTAAAGGTTGATGCATACGATCTAAGTATTGTCATTGGTAACACGGCAGACTGAATGTGTGAACAAGCTTTAATAACTTTCTTTAACAAGTAGCCTGTGAAGCTCTGTTGCACGCTCACAAGCAGTGGCACTGTATAGGGGCAAAGGATGATTTCAAGggctctgactgacaggggcctgCAAATGATTCCACTGAAATTGTGCAAGGATGAGGTGGCCTGGGGAGGTGGGACTCAAGTGAGGTCTTTTCATGGGGGACAAAATCCCTGGAGGCACCCTTGCTCATTGGAGATCAGGAATGTATTCATCTTGTCCTTTTTCCTTACCTTTGCTGTGAGGATGGCAGCTGTTGCATCACTCCATTGCAAATACTCAATATCCTTGCTATCTTATTCTTTACAGCTTCCATGATCAAAGTGATCAATTTGCATGTGCATGGCAGGAATTACAGGACGCCAGCCAAGTCTATCACACAATGCGCAGCAGCATTCTCTTCATGCTTGTACAGGTCCTTGCTATCAGGAGTtagaacagcagcacagctttCCAAGCAGTGCTTCCAGATCCCTTCTTGTGAAACAAACTGCCAAGATTTAATTTCTCCTTTCTTGGCGCAGAAGACCTTGTGATGGAGCTTGTTCACATCAGTAGCTGATACCAATGCATTGTACAAATGAGATGTGAATGCTTGCAGATGGAACAGTTCGTCAGACAGGAACCATTCCGCTCCAAGTACTGTAGCTGGAAGGCTTCTTAATCTGCATGTGCTGTGATGATTTTGAAGGCAGCTACCTTTTCCAACACAATGTGTTAACAATGCCACAGCTGGTTATCATAAAAAGCCTAAGGAGCTTTCTGCGGTTCACCTTGCCGAGGATATTTTCTACTTTATGGATATaggtttcctcttcctgtgttcCACCTTTTTTGTACGTAGTATGTAATGTCCATTTTGAAGGCTACATAAACCACAAAAATATATTGGTCATCAGAGAGACTCATTACTGAAAGAGATCCAGTTGATTTTAGTCATCATGCAAAAAAGATGGAAGACTGATTTGAAAAAAGGGGTTACAGCAATAAGGTTCTAGAATGAGAATTTAATAGGGCGAAAGAGATAGGGATGAATTATAACAAAGAGCTTTGTCTACTATGAATCAATGAGTTAATTCTGTTACTAAGGTTAGGTCAAATTTTTTGTCCCAGTCATTCCTCCATAAATCCTAATTTGCTGCCCGTTTTCCTAGATAGCTAGCTATAATCATTTATCTAGCTACCAGATTTGCCCAACTAAGTTTAGGGATTATTTAGGGGTTATTCTATACATTTAAAGGCGGTATTATCACCGGTTTAAACTCATATGGTAACGTTATTATTGATCCacgttgtgtgtgtttatatatataatatatatatatatatatatatatatatatatatatatatatatatatatatatatatatatataataacgGTACGTCAATTAAATTACTAAGGATAATGACACGCTTCCGTTTCACCAAAAACTATGTTTGACACATATGgtaaagtgactttgaacagcTGCTGCTAGAAAGCGCATAACTTTACAACAGGCAACTTTTCCATCTCTGTTGGCATAGGTGCGCAATTACCGCACAGACACGATCTTTAGTCTTATGCCCTACTCTCGTCTCCTTCAATCTTCACCGtttggatttattttatgaGGGCTTTCCTGCTGTGTCCCGCCAGGCCTCGAATCGAAAAAGgctgaaaagacattttcaatggTGCTCTAGAGAGATTTGAAGTGTGACGCCACTTCCGCCAAGTTCAGGGCCAGAAGAAAATTTCCCTAATAAATTTCCCCGTTGGGATTTAAACAACCAGCGATTAAAAAAGAGCTCCTTTTTAGTAAAATTACAAAACTTTTGATATATTGTACATCTATGCCCCTTCTCTCAAGGGTGGTATTCCCTGGGATATTTGGttataaaatgcacaaattacattaatttatataaaGTTACAGCTTAACAAACTACATTGAACATcctgtcatattttattttccctatGTATACACTACTTGCTTTGTGTGTTAGCTCGTTTGTTGACTATGCCCGGTTTTCGACTGGAATACTGactttcaaattatttgtataggttgtcattacattacattacaggcatttagcaga
Protein-coding sequences here:
- the LOC135248257 gene encoding epithelial membrane protein 2-like, with the protein product MLIILAFIILFHVISAILLFIATLHNAWWVSGNVYTDLWYSCNDSSCYPIENSHSSTAGYLQAVQATMILATILCCVGFFVFILQLFRLKQGERFVFTAVIQLMSCLCIMIAGSIYAAQHESFQNADFKDGTFGYSFVLAWISFPVSLFGGLMYFMLRKRK